From uncultured Desulfobacter sp.:
AACAAAGAACGGCCCAAAGATCCCAGACGTTTTCCCCGCATGGAAATCTGGCCTATGGATTCCTCTCCGGATACATACAGACATTTTTTTCCGGCCTTTGCCAGGGTGGACAACACCTGGAGCATGAGCGTGGATTTACCAATTCCCGGGTCACCGCCAATAAGCACCAGGGAGCCGCTTACAATACCGCCGCCCAGAACCCGGTCAAATTCATTGATGCCGGTGTCCATACGCAGGGAAGAGGATACTTCCACGGATTCAATGGGTACGGGTTTGGCTGCAATGGCCGTCCGGCCCGCGCCTGCCACGCCCGGGGTGCGGGCCACCAGGGTCTCCTCAATAAGGCTGTCCCAGTCGCCACAGTCCGGGCACTGCCCCATCCATTTAGGTGTCTGTGTTCCGCAGGTTTTACAACGGAATATGGTTTTATCTTTCTTTTTTGCCATGCCCTAATTTTGTTCAACTAATTGAAAATCTGGTAAATATATCATGATATCTTATTTCTATCAAGCACGTATCATTGGTAATGCAGGGCAGCCGTATGTAAAAAAATACGGATCATCTCCAATAAAATTAATTTTTGGCGTTTTAAGGCAGGCACAATATATGGTGGTTGGATAATTTTTTGAAAAGTGTTAAATTTAAAGTCTCCTCTTAAAAATATTTTTTTATCAAATTTTTTATCTTAAAGGGGAGGGTTTCAGTCCCTTTTTGGATTTTGGTATAAAATAGTCCCGTATTTTTATTTTGAAGATCTACAGCCGAAAAAGGAGGTATCATGGATCAGAAACAAGTAAAAACGATTCTCTCAGATCTTGGGATTGCCGAAGAGAATGCCGGTGCCTGCAGCGGGGCATCCGCAGGCTGGATAAGCACCGGCGGCCGGCGGATGGCCTCTTATTCACCAATTAACGCAGAACCCATTGCCACCGTTCTCCAGGCCGGGGAAAAAGATTACGAGACCCTTATGCAGAAGGCTGTCATCGGTTTTGAAAAGTTCAAAATGATACCGGCCCCTGAGCGGGGGCAGGTGCTTCGGGAAATTGCCGACGCGCTGAGGGCGAAAAAAAAGGCTTTGGGCGCGTTGATCAGCCTGGAAACAGGTAAAATCCGTTCAGAAGGCGAAGGCGAAGTCCAGGAGATGATTGATATTGCCGATTTTGCAGTTGGTTTGAGTCGTCAGCTCTACGGCCTGACCATGCACAGCGAAAGGCGATTCCACCGCATGTACGAGCAGTGGCATCCCCTGGGGATTGTCGGTGTGATTACCGCTTTTAATTTTCCGGCAGCGCCCTGGTCCTGGAACGCTTTTATTGCGGCTGCCTGTGGTAATGCCATTCTTTTTAAACCTAGTTCCAAAGCGTTTTTGACTGCCATAGGCATCATGAATACTCTGGCCCCGGTAGTGGATCGGTATGAGCTTGACGGGGTGTTCAATATGATCGTCGGTCCCCGGGATCAGGTGGGGCAACGCCTTTTGGACGATAGCCGGATTCCTTTGATCAGCGCCACGGGCAGTGTGGCCATGGGCCGGAAGGTGGCGGTGGCAGTGGCTTCACGCCTGGGCCGGTCTCTGTTGGAACTTGGCGGCAATAATGCGATTATTGTGGCTCCGGACGCAGATCTTGATATGGCCCTCAGGGCAACGGTATTCGGAGCGGTGGGTACGGCCGGGCAGCGTTGCACCAGCACCCGGCGGATCATTGTTCATGAATCCGTCAAGGACCGCTTTGTCAAGATGCTGAAAAACGCGTATCAGCAGGTAACGGTGGGCAACCCCTTGGATGAGGGAATTCTCATGGGGCCGCTGATAAATCAAAAAGCTGTAGATAATATGCAGGATGCTCTGGCCAAGGCCGAAAGTCAGGGTGCCAGGATCGTTTACGGCGGCGAGCCTGTCACCGTCCCGGGCCTGGAAAAAGGCCATTATGTACGGCCAGCTATTGTTGAAACAGCATCCCAATACCCAATTGTGCACGAGGAAACCTTTGCGCCCATATTGTATGTCATGCCCTACACGGATATCGATCATGCCATTGCCCTGCACAACGAGGTGCCTCAGGGCCTTTCCAGCGCTGTTTTTACCAACTCGCTTAAAATTCAGGAGAGATTTTTGTCCCATCAGGGATCTGACTGCGGCATCGCCAATGTCAATATCGGTACATCCGGGGCTGAAATCGGCGGGGCGTTTGGCGGCGAAAAACAGACCGGCGGCGGACGGGAATCCGGCAGCGATGCCTGGAAGGCCTACATGAGACGGCAGACCAACACCATTAACTGGGGAGACGAGATGCCTCTGGCCCAGGGGATCACCTTTAATATTGAGGGATGATCTCATGAATAATAGTCCGGACAATCCATATGGTATAGCTTAAGAGCGTTTGTACCCATAGGGCTTTTCCAGTACGGTTATGCCTTGGGCTTCGCCGATTCCTCCGTTTCCATGAACCATGCCATATTGGGAATTGCCCTTGACAAGCAGCTCTGTAACTTCGATTAATCCGTTCAACGCCGGATTATTCCACGGGGCTCTGGCTATGTTCATTCCTCCGGTAACCGTTATCTCATGGTGTTTAAGAAATTCACCGATTTTATTAATGTTGTTTATAAAACCTGTTGCCAATAATAAAGCGATTGGTATGGGCGGATAGCAGGTATAGGCTTCCAGCAAGAGGTTTTTATTTTGAAATTCCTGGATTATGTCTATTTGGGATTCTGCCTGGGCTCGCAGAAATGCGTCTTTAAGGTGAGGGAACAGGTTGTTGTCTTTGCCGGTGATACTGTCAATTGCTTGTGGAGATCCTTTTACGATAGAATATTTTGAACCCGATACTTGAACCCGTCTATCTTTAGGAATTTCTAGTTGTTCAGCTGTACGATTATTGGCAACAATAAGCCCTCCGGCAAAATCGATATTCGGATTTGCGCAATCGGTCAGGCAAAAGAGATCTGTTCCCAGGTCATGCAGGACTTTTCCCCGTGAGGAATAAAGCGGTGTTCCTGATTTATTTCGAAAGGTACGGGAGTAATTGTTAAAAAGGTTATCGGCTAATTCACGGAATTCATCATTTGAAATGTCTGTTTCCCTGCAAAGCTGACGGGCAAGAAGATCATAGCATTCGATAAGGTTGACATCTTCAAATATCTCCATTGCTTTTTTTATTGCTTCCCTGCCATAGTTCCGCGTATCAGATAGCAGGGGCTCATGACCGAAGATAAAAATTGCGTCATATAGGTCATTTTTAATTAATTCACCCGCATCCGTCATCGCCTGGATCGGACCTGCTCCTGTTTTATAAGTATTTATCTTTCTTATGGTATTGCTCTCCAGGATTCCGAAATAAAAACGGTTGGCTGCTTCAAATGAGTCAAGGAGGGGATCAATAAAAAAATATGCCACTCGCTTATTTTTTGCATCCAAGATGTTATTGATTTCTATCGCATTATGAAAACAATTTTTCATAATTTGTGGTGATAGTTTATTCTCTTCCTGAAAAGAAATCTTTTTTGCATAGATGATTTGAGCTTGCATATCTATCTTCATTGAACCTTCTGCTATGCAGGTGGTTGGCGCTTGAATTTTTTCATAAGCTGCCGGAATATGATTAATTTCTGTACATCCTGGGTGCCTTCTCCCAGGGAAGCCCCCCAGACGTCCATGGGATATTTATGGATCGGATGCTCGCGGATAACCGACGCCGCCCCAAAAATATCGGCCGCCCATAGAGTGACCTCCCGGGCAACCTCGACACTCAGGTATTTGGCCAGGGAACTTGCCTGTTGAAAATCTTCGCCTTGATCCACCAGCCAGCAGGCTTTGTGGAGCATCAGGCGCGCTGATTCCAATTTGGCATAAAAGTTGGATGTTTCAAAAGCTTTTGCCTGAAAATCCACTAAGTGTTTGCCGAAAATTTTACGCTTCTGCATGTGTTTAACCGCCAAATCAAACGCTCCGGCGGCCGTGCCGAGGGTGAGGGCGGCGATGGATACCCGGCTGTTGGTAAAGATTTCAAGGACCTGGTGCAGGCCGCGACCTCGCGTTCCCAGAAGGTGATCATCCGGCACAAAAACGTCGCTGAAACTCAGGCGTGTCAGATCCGACGGTATCCACACCTGTTTATTCAGTTTTTTCCGTCGGATGGCGGTATCATTTAAATCGACCAGATACATGGACAACCGTCTTTTTTTGTCGGCATCCGGATCTGAAACTGCTGTAATAACTCCCCAATCGGCTACCCAACCATTGGTGACGTAAGCTTTGGTCCCGTTGAGGACCCAACCGCCTTCCGTCTTTGCGGCCTGCATACCGATACCGGCAACATCGCTGCCGGCGATATTTTCAGTGTTTCCCAGGCACATCACCGTCTTACCTTCAACGGCTGCTTTCCCAAGCTTGCGTTGGTGAGCCGGAGAACCGAACAGAAACAGGCAGAGAAGAGCTAAATCAACGTGTGCAAGGGCCGCTATGGCGGTACCCGGCGATATCCGGGCCAGTTTTTCGGTAATTAGCGATTCTTTCAGGGCGGATTCCCGCTTGAGACAGCCGTTTTCAAACGTTAGACCAAACCAGCCCTGCCTTCCCATATTGTGAAAAAATGTTCGGGGTAATTCTTTCTGATGGCTCCATGTGGGCAAGTGCGGTAGGATATCCTTTTTGATAAACGCATCAAATTTTTCGGTATTCCTGGTGAATTCAGCCGGGATCGTGAAATCCATATTGATTTCCTTCCTTGGTAGAGTAGATAGGAAATTCCTTTTTTGTCGGGCAAAGAATAGCAAAATATGAAAAGATGATCAAGCGCTTGAAATATGGCTCCAGCTGGGTACGACCGCAACATGTTGGTGCACCACGAGAGCGCAGGATACCAGCGGATGAAAGTTTCGCCCGGGAAATTGTCGGTTCATCCCTTGCAATGTGATGTCTTGACGAGAAATGTGTATTTAAGTATGGTATCTGCTTATTTTGAAAGCCTATATTTTGACAGCCTAATTAACGATTTTCAAGCAAAGGGGAACCGAATGGACAGTCAAGACTCAACGCAACAAAAACAGAAGGTGGAAATTGAC
This genomic window contains:
- a CDS encoding aldehyde dehydrogenase family protein translates to MDQKQVKTILSDLGIAEENAGACSGASAGWISTGGRRMASYSPINAEPIATVLQAGEKDYETLMQKAVIGFEKFKMIPAPERGQVLREIADALRAKKKALGALISLETGKIRSEGEGEVQEMIDIADFAVGLSRQLYGLTMHSERRFHRMYEQWHPLGIVGVITAFNFPAAPWSWNAFIAAACGNAILFKPSSKAFLTAIGIMNTLAPVVDRYELDGVFNMIVGPRDQVGQRLLDDSRIPLISATGSVAMGRKVAVAVASRLGRSLLELGGNNAIIVAPDADLDMALRATVFGAVGTAGQRCTSTRRIIVHESVKDRFVKMLKNAYQQVTVGNPLDEGILMGPLINQKAVDNMQDALAKAESQGARIVYGGEPVTVPGLEKGHYVRPAIVETASQYPIVHEETFAPILYVMPYTDIDHAIALHNEVPQGLSSAVFTNSLKIQERFLSHQGSDCGIANVNIGTSGAEIGGAFGGEKQTGGGRESGSDAWKAYMRRQTNTINWGDEMPLAQGITFNIEG
- a CDS encoding acyl-CoA dehydrogenase family protein → MDFTIPAEFTRNTEKFDAFIKKDILPHLPTWSHQKELPRTFFHNMGRQGWFGLTFENGCLKRESALKESLITEKLARISPGTAIAALAHVDLALLCLFLFGSPAHQRKLGKAAVEGKTVMCLGNTENIAGSDVAGIGMQAAKTEGGWVLNGTKAYVTNGWVADWGVITAVSDPDADKKRRLSMYLVDLNDTAIRRKKLNKQVWIPSDLTRLSFSDVFVPDDHLLGTRGRGLHQVLEIFTNSRVSIAALTLGTAAGAFDLAVKHMQKRKIFGKHLVDFQAKAFETSNFYAKLESARLMLHKACWLVDQGEDFQQASSLAKYLSVEVAREVTLWAADIFGAASVIREHPIHKYPMDVWGASLGEGTQDVQKLIIFRQLMKKFKRQPPA